The Erythrobacter sp. Alg231-14 genome has a segment encoding these proteins:
- a CDS encoding MlaE family lipid ABC transporter permease subunit has product MNGAAQFTLEHGDDGRTVLALSGPLVVSTIGPIDQELRAVADSVTTIDLANVEEFDTVGAWVTCRLAAHHGATITGAGRQAQRLLDAVEGAAGDSEMTPPRVPVWKRVPAGVGEQVFAAKSGIFGVIGFFGHILIGFGSLIRHPSRFPMRAFVRQMELVGVAALPIIGLMSFLIGIVIAQQGAVQLSQFGAETLTVNLVGRITLRELGVLMTAIMVAGRSGSAFAAQIGTMKLTEEVDAMRTIGISPIEKLVIPRILACTFMMVLLGFYASVVGIIGGAVIGQFALGIPFFTFIERIQEVVPLHDVWVGLVKAPVFGLIVALAGCYHGMQVEGNSEEVGKRTTLAVVSAIFAVIVLDAFFAVFFTEIGWG; this is encoded by the coding sequence ATGAATGGGGCCGCGCAATTCACACTGGAACATGGCGATGACGGGCGCACTGTGCTTGCTCTGTCGGGGCCATTAGTTGTGTCGACGATTGGTCCAATCGATCAGGAATTGCGCGCGGTCGCCGATTCGGTGACCACCATCGATCTGGCGAATGTTGAAGAGTTTGACACCGTTGGTGCGTGGGTCACGTGCCGATTGGCGGCGCATCACGGCGCCACGATCACCGGCGCGGGTCGACAGGCTCAACGGTTGCTTGATGCGGTCGAAGGGGCTGCGGGCGATTCAGAGATGACTCCGCCGCGCGTTCCCGTCTGGAAAAGAGTGCCAGCCGGGGTCGGTGAACAGGTTTTCGCTGCCAAATCGGGAATTTTCGGGGTGATCGGGTTTTTCGGTCACATCCTGATCGGGTTTGGCAGTTTGATCAGGCATCCTTCCCGTTTTCCGATGCGTGCATTTGTGCGCCAGATGGAATTGGTTGGCGTTGCCGCTTTGCCGATCATCGGTTTGATGAGTTTCTTGATCGGCATCGTCATCGCGCAGCAAGGGGCGGTGCAATTATCTCAGTTCGGCGCGGAAACACTGACGGTGAACCTTGTTGGTCGGATCACTCTTCGCGAACTGGGCGTGTTGATGACCGCGATCATGGTCGCGGGACGCTCTGGCAGCGCGTTTGCCGCTCAAATCGGAACAATGAAATTGACCGAAGAGGTCGATGCGATGCGCACGATCGGCATTTCACCGATTGAAAAATTGGTGATCCCGCGGATCCTCGCCTGCACGTTTATGATGGTGCTTCTGGGGTTTTACGCTTCGGTAGTGGGGATCATTGGCGGCGCAGTGATCGGCCAATTTGCGCTAGGCATTCCTTTCTTCACCTTCATTGAGCGCATTCAAGAGGTGGTGCCATTGCACGATGTGTGGGTCGGATTGGTAAAGGCGCCGGTGTTTGGATTGATCGTCGCGTTGGCCGGTTGTTACCACGGCATGCAGGTCGAAGGAAATTCCGAAGAGGTCGGCAAACGCACGACCTTGGCCGTCGTCTCGGCAATTTTCGCGGTGATTGTGTTGGACGCTTTTTTCGCGGTCTTCTTTACCGAAATCGGATGGGGTTGA
- a CDS encoding valine--tRNA ligase has product MSNSELSTTFTPADIEARWYSHWEETGGFRPERPDAEPYTIVNPPPNVTGSLHIGHALDNTLQDIVIRYERLRGKDALWVVGTDHAGIATQMVVERQMEERQDKRTNYSREEFVDKVWEWKHESGGTITNQLRRLGCSMDWSREQFTMDPHFDKAVLKTFVDLYNDGLIYRDKRLVNWDPKLKTAISDLEVETQDLQGSFWHFKYPLEDGVTLGDGRDYIEVATTRPETMLADMAVAVHPSDERYASVVGKHVVLPITGRRIPIVSDEHADPELGSGAVKITPGHDFNDFEVGKRAGIAAGDMLNMLDGNADVCQVSDGLVPDEFIDLHRFKRDGKDGAREAVVARLKADGFLIPHIAKTKKGEEVEHDAEPRKIATPFGDRGGVVIEPWLTDQWYVDAEKLAAKPIEQVKSGEIEIVPATWEKTFFNWMENIQPWCISRQLWWGHRIPAWFDADGNIFVAATEEEAQGKAGAGVALTQDSDVLDTWFSSALWPFATLGWPEENQPLLNKHFPNSLLVSGFDILFFWDARMMMMGQYNMGKAPWPKLYLHGLVRAADGSKMSKSKGNVVDPLGLIDEYGADALRFFMAAMESQGRDIKMDEKRVEGYRNFATKLWNATRFCQSNGIGASETLKAPPARLAANQWIIGEVVQVCAEIEAAMADLRFDAASSAIYQFTWSKFCDWYLELIKPVFNGEDDNPAAVETRAVAGWALDQILVMLHPFMPFITEELWHSQAAFAGGKRQYDLITASWPNPRAEVSKDATDAIDWVIDLTSNVRSAKNELGIAPGAKLAAFLPNASSLAASTLERSSAAVERLARLTPVTVGDAPDGAAMQVTAQAGGQTDVFIIPLEGIIDIAEEKARLEKALAVSQKEAKSLEGRLSNANFVERAKPEAVEKAKADFAHHSEEAERLEQALARLG; this is encoded by the coding sequence ATGTCCAATTCTGAACTATCCACCACATTCACCCCCGCCGATATTGAGGCGCGATGGTACAGCCATTGGGAAGAAACCGGCGGTTTCCGCCCCGAACGGCCAGATGCGGAACCCTACACCATCGTGAATCCGCCACCCAACGTGACCGGATCGCTGCATATTGGCCACGCGTTGGACAACACCTTGCAAGACATCGTGATCCGGTATGAACGGTTGCGCGGCAAAGACGCATTGTGGGTGGTCGGCACGGATCACGCTGGGATTGCAACTCAAATGGTGGTCGAACGCCAGATGGAGGAGCGTCAGGACAAACGCACCAATTACAGCCGCGAAGAATTCGTCGATAAAGTGTGGGAATGGAAACACGAAAGCGGCGGGACAATCACCAACCAATTGCGGCGACTTGGCTGTTCAATGGATTGGTCGCGCGAACAATTCACAATGGACCCGCACTTTGACAAAGCGGTGCTCAAGACCTTTGTTGATCTCTACAATGATGGTCTAATCTATCGTGACAAACGTCTGGTGAATTGGGATCCAAAGCTCAAAACCGCTATTAGCGACCTCGAAGTTGAGACGCAGGATTTGCAGGGCAGTTTCTGGCACTTCAAATATCCGTTGGAAGACGGCGTAACATTGGGCGATGGCCGCGATTACATCGAAGTGGCCACCACCCGCCCTGAAACAATGCTCGCCGATATGGCCGTTGCCGTTCACCCAAGCGATGAACGCTATGCCAGCGTCGTGGGCAAGCATGTCGTGCTGCCTATTACGGGACGCCGCATCCCGATTGTCTCCGATGAACACGCCGATCCTGAATTGGGTTCCGGCGCGGTGAAGATCACGCCGGGCCACGACTTCAACGATTTCGAGGTCGGCAAACGCGCCGGTATCGCCGCGGGCGATATGTTGAACATGTTGGATGGCAATGCCGATGTTTGCCAAGTCTCCGACGGATTGGTGCCGGATGAATTCATCGATCTCCACCGGTTTAAGCGCGACGGTAAAGACGGTGCGCGCGAAGCCGTGGTTGCGCGGTTGAAAGCAGACGGCTTCCTCATCCCGCACATCGCCAAGACGAAGAAAGGCGAAGAGGTCGAACACGACGCCGAGCCGCGCAAAATCGCAACGCCTTTTGGCGATCGCGGCGGTGTCGTGATCGAACCGTGGCTGACCGATCAATGGTATGTTGATGCGGAGAAACTCGCTGCAAAGCCGATCGAGCAAGTGAAATCCGGTGAAATCGAAATTGTACCCGCAACGTGGGAAAAGACATTCTTCAATTGGATGGAAAACATCCAACCTTGGTGCATCTCTCGTCAATTGTGGTGGGGTCACCGTATTCCAGCTTGGTTCGATGCTGATGGCAACATCTTTGTCGCCGCGACTGAAGAGGAAGCCCAAGGAAAAGCAGGCGCAGGCGTTGCTCTAACGCAGGACAGCGATGTTCTCGACACGTGGTTCTCGTCTGCCCTTTGGCCATTCGCCACGCTTGGCTGGCCCGAAGAAAACCAACCGCTTCTCAACAAGCACTTTCCCAACAGCCTGCTCGTTTCCGGGTTCGACATCCTGTTCTTCTGGGATGCGCGAATGATGATGATGGGCCAGTACAATATGGGTAAGGCCCCATGGCCAAAACTCTATTTGCATGGCCTTGTGCGCGCCGCCGACGGATCCAAAATGTCGAAATCAAAAGGCAATGTGGTCGATCCGCTTGGCCTTATTGATGAATACGGCGCGGACGCATTGCGGTTCTTTATGGCCGCCATGGAAAGCCAAGGCCGCGATATCAAAATGGATGAAAAGCGGGTGGAAGGATACCGCAACTTCGCCACCAAACTTTGGAACGCGACACGGTTCTGCCAATCCAATGGCATCGGGGCCTCCGAAACATTGAAGGCGCCGCCAGCGCGTCTTGCAGCAAACCAATGGATCATCGGTGAAGTCGTTCAAGTCTGCGCAGAAATCGAAGCCGCTATGGCCGATCTGCGTTTCGATGCGGCCTCAAGTGCCATCTATCAATTCACCTGGAGCAAGTTTTGCGATTGGTATCTGGAATTGATCAAGCCGGTCTTCAATGGCGAAGACGACAACCCAGCAGCCGTCGAAACACGCGCCGTTGCAGGGTGGGCGCTGGATCAAATTCTTGTAATGTTGCATCCATTCATGCCTTTCATCACCGAAGAATTGTGGCATTCTCAAGCTGCCTTTGCCGGTGGAAAACGCCAATACGATCTAATCACGGCCAGCTGGCCCAACCCACGCGCCGAAGTGTCCAAAGACGCCACCGATGCAATTGATTGGGTCATCGACCTGACCAGCAATGTGCGCAGCGCCAAGAACGAATTGGGCATTGCACCCGGCGCCAAACTGGCAGCGTTCTTACCCAACGCTTCGTCCCTTGCGGCCAGCACATTGGAACGCAGCAGCGCCGCCGTTGAACGGTTGGCTCGGCTTACCCCGGTCACCGTCGGCGATGCGCCCGATGGGGCTGCGATGCAGGTGACGGCGCAAGCGGGCGGTCAAACCGATGTCTTCATCATCCCTCTCGAAGGGATCATCGACATCGCGGAAGAGAAAGCCCGCCTCGAAAAAGCGCTCGCCGTGAGTCAAAAGGAAGCGAAGTCTCTCGAAGGACGTCTGTCCAACGCGAACTTTGTCGAACGCGCCAAACCCGAAGCCGTCGAGAAGGCAAAGGCAGACTTTGCGCATCATTCCGAAGAGGCAGAACGGCTTGAGCAGGCATTGGCGCGGCTCGGGTAA
- a CDS encoding radical SAM protein: MDLTLATDEEHGGPEIFASLQGEGPSAGMPVAFIRLSRCNLACTWCDTPYTWNFDGASNPSNQPHRDGITFDRKSNQVTLSAEDAAARIAALGQKRLVITGGEPLLQSSALAEMLELLPDMSVEVETNGTVKPPARLDIRIDQFNISPKLGHSGNPSKLALVPERLDAFAADPRAFFKFVISDSSDVEEVIALRDKFRLASDRTFLMAEGIDSNTLRNRQKWLSGVCVEHKFRMSDRLHIHLYGDTRAT, encoded by the coding sequence GTGGATCTAACGCTCGCAACTGATGAGGAACATGGCGGCCCCGAAATCTTCGCCAGCCTGCAAGGCGAAGGGCCGAGCGCTGGCATGCCGGTCGCATTCATTCGTCTGTCGCGCTGCAATCTTGCATGCACGTGGTGCGACACGCCCTACACATGGAATTTTGACGGAGCATCCAACCCGTCGAACCAGCCGCATCGCGATGGGATCACGTTTGACCGAAAGTCCAATCAGGTCACCTTGAGCGCCGAGGATGCAGCGGCCAGAATCGCGGCATTGGGCCAAAAACGCTTGGTCATCACCGGCGGAGAGCCTCTGCTTCAATCGAGCGCACTTGCCGAGATGCTCGAATTGTTGCCGGATATGTCGGTGGAGGTTGAAACCAACGGCACCGTTAAACCGCCCGCGCGGCTCGACATTCGGATCGATCAATTCAACATCAGCCCAAAGCTGGGCCATTCAGGCAATCCGTCGAAGCTCGCCCTTGTTCCTGAGCGACTCGATGCGTTTGCGGCCGATCCGCGCGCCTTTTTCAAATTCGTCATTTCCGATTCGTCGGACGTCGAAGAGGTGATCGCGCTTCGGGATAAATTTCGCCTCGCATCGGACCGCACATTCCTCATGGCCGAGGGCATCGATAGTAACACGCTGAGAAATAGGCAAAAATGGCTCAGCGGTGTGTGTGTTGAACACAAATTTCGCATGTCAGACCGTTTGCATATTCATCTTTACGGGGACACGCGCGCAACCTAA
- a CDS encoding TIR domain-containing protein: MDIFISYSRADRERVDYIAKALQAEGYEVWWDRDIRAGEEFDHVIDKAIKSSKAIIVVWSNQSINSRWVKEEAEDGVETDTLVPITIDQVVIPRGFRRIQAAELQDGGEDPTKSANWPEFLDSVRKLAGPATGLPESGTPKTQAELLDDITSSPEATASVAAVQSPAPSAAAASNDTNGAPVWKRYWPAAASVVGIVVAGLLALQMFGGRSAPPPPDDMSPVVLSIFPSDGFGVNQAEGLKASFRDTPSVTIRDLTATIDEMKGRDAPELMEGLRTNLAQRNVIAIVGPTITEFTPSVLEVVEESGRSPAILLTTAASRGDLGWEQRDLPLFRVRSGVDERSEQFARLAQNTIESGVELVLMVESVPNSAEPSYGELFFRGITDRLPQWSDWYNEGRVRTINFRRGQIMDSFELASSRQIFDENKMIIVLGYSTDFKVLVENFYASSEAPRAALLGGWNTSRVVQQVSNEMDIQHNRLFSMDEIRRSPADTRGLPDSRRFEAVFGPLTPSLTSEAIAFDSGLVIKQAIAGMGGDITSERLVETLRTQRFNGVTGEIAFNDLGQNSGQAGGTRPLYNLRYNPSATDWTEIENFDALLGRVVASN; encoded by the coding sequence ATGGATATTTTTATCAGTTATTCCCGGGCAGACCGGGAACGTGTCGATTACATCGCCAAAGCGCTTCAAGCCGAAGGGTATGAAGTGTGGTGGGACCGCGACATTCGCGCGGGCGAAGAATTCGACCATGTGATCGACAAAGCGATCAAAAGCTCCAAGGCCATCATCGTGGTTTGGTCCAACCAATCCATCAACAGCCGCTGGGTAAAGGAAGAGGCCGAAGACGGTGTTGAAACCGACACCTTGGTCCCCATTACCATCGATCAGGTCGTGATCCCTCGCGGTTTCCGCCGCATTCAAGCCGCCGAATTGCAGGATGGCGGTGAAGACCCCACGAAAAGCGCAAATTGGCCCGAATTTTTGGACTCGGTGCGTAAGCTGGCCGGTCCGGCGACCGGTCTTCCAGAATCGGGTACGCCAAAGACTCAGGCGGAATTGCTCGACGATATCACATCATCGCCCGAGGCCACTGCGTCTGTTGCTGCCGTGCAAAGCCCGGCGCCTTCTGCTGCCGCAGCATCCAACGACACCAACGGTGCTCCGGTGTGGAAACGCTATTGGCCTGCCGCTGCAAGCGTCGTGGGTATCGTGGTCGCAGGATTGCTGGCCCTGCAAATGTTTGGCGGTCGAAGCGCCCCTCCTCCACCCGATGACATGTCTCCGGTGGTCCTAAGCATCTTTCCCAGCGATGGTTTCGGTGTGAACCAAGCGGAGGGATTGAAAGCGTCCTTCCGCGACACGCCGTCCGTCACGATCCGCGATCTGACCGCAACGATCGACGAAATGAAGGGACGCGACGCCCCGGAACTGATGGAAGGATTGCGGACCAATTTGGCGCAACGCAATGTGATTGCAATTGTCGGACCAACAATCACGGAATTCACGCCCAGCGTTCTAGAAGTGGTTGAGGAAAGCGGTCGATCGCCTGCGATCCTTCTTACAACCGCGGCATCACGCGGGGATCTGGGATGGGAGCAAAGGGACCTGCCGTTGTTCCGCGTCCGATCCGGCGTTGACGAACGGTCTGAACAATTTGCGCGACTGGCGCAGAACACCATCGAAAGCGGTGTGGAATTGGTCTTGATGGTTGAGTCGGTGCCAAATTCCGCAGAACCGAGTTACGGTGAACTGTTTTTCCGCGGCATCACCGACCGTTTGCCGCAATGGTCAGACTGGTACAATGAAGGGCGCGTTCGGACGATAAACTTCCGCCGTGGCCAAATCATGGACAGTTTCGAATTGGCCAGTTCGCGTCAGATTTTTGACGAGAACAAGATGATTATAGTCCTCGGTTACAGCACCGATTTTAAGGTCTTGGTCGAGAATTTCTATGCCTCTTCCGAGGCGCCGCGTGCCGCATTGTTGGGGGGCTGGAACACAAGCAGAGTTGTCCAGCAAGTCAGCAACGAGATGGATATTCAGCACAATCGTCTCTTCTCGATGGACGAGATACGCCGAAGCCCTGCGGACACGCGCGGCCTGCCGGATTCTCGCCGCTTCGAAGCGGTGTTCGGTCCGTTGACGCCAAGCCTAACATCGGAAGCCATCGCGTTCGATTCCGGCCTTGTCATCAAGCAGGCGATCGCCGGCATGGGCGGCGACATCACTTCCGAACGATTGGTCGAAACCCTTCGCACACAGCGTTTCAACGGGGTCACCGGCGAGATTGCGTTCAACGATCTGGGTCAGAACAGCGGGCAGGCAGGCGGCACACGGCCTTTGTACAACCTGCGCTACAACCCGTCAGCGACGGATTGGACCGAGATCGAGAATTTCGATGCCTTGTTGGGACGTGTGGTGGCCAGCAACTAG
- a CDS encoding helicase HerA domain-containing protein: MTDMGNHNFASSGDSAQQGAPAAAEPAAPATYSNENATQPIGVVLEISGAGSQIALDLQRLSECMEDEDRSVALAGQVGSQIKIRVGNAWLLANVRDQRKDRRNESGIIAHIDFLGEGSEEKLTGRIHGFKRGVTRYPVPGALIYPATTKDLEQIYASDGRANITIGTVFPTKDIRAGLYIDAMLGKHFALLGSTGTGKSTSAALILHRICQAAPEGHIVMVDPHGEYSAAFRQTGQILDVGNLQMPYWLMNFEEHCEVLLTSDGNERQVDMDILAKCLLHARSKNRLAETMGKITVDSPIPYLLSDLSTKIQDEMGKLDKATSSAPYMRIKGKLDELKNDPRYQFMFSGMLVGDTMADFISKVFRMPGDGKPISIIDVSGVPSDITSTVVAVLSRLVFDFAIWGREERTRPILLVCEEAHRYVPNEKNSDGSSVAKILSRIAKEGRKYGISLGLITQRPSDLAEGVLSQCGTILSMRLNNDRDQAFVKAAMPEGARGFLDSIPALRNREVIICGEGVAIPIRVNFDNLEEHKRPASEDPSFAELWNNGGGEEELVERVVLRWRSQG; encoded by the coding sequence ATGACCGATATGGGTAATCACAATTTCGCTTCTTCAGGTGACAGCGCTCAACAAGGCGCTCCGGCTGCTGCAGAGCCCGCTGCTCCGGCCACTTACAGCAACGAGAACGCGACCCAACCTATTGGGGTTGTGTTGGAAATTTCCGGCGCAGGTTCGCAAATTGCACTTGATCTACAACGCCTTAGTGAATGTATGGAAGACGAAGATCGATCGGTGGCTTTGGCCGGTCAGGTCGGCAGTCAGATCAAGATCCGCGTCGGCAATGCATGGCTGCTCGCGAATGTGCGGGATCAACGCAAGGATCGCCGCAATGAGAGCGGCATCATTGCGCATATCGATTTCCTAGGTGAGGGTTCCGAAGAAAAGCTGACGGGGCGAATCCACGGGTTCAAACGCGGTGTGACGCGTTATCCTGTTCCGGGCGCCCTTATCTATCCCGCGACGACCAAAGACCTTGAACAGATCTATGCCAGCGACGGCCGCGCGAACATCACCATCGGGACGGTTTTCCCGACAAAAGATATTCGCGCTGGCCTGTATATTGATGCGATGTTGGGCAAACACTTCGCGCTGCTGGGTTCAACCGGTACGGGTAAATCGACCAGCGCGGCATTGATCCTGCATCGCATTTGTCAGGCCGCGCCCGAAGGTCACATCGTGATGGTTGACCCGCACGGAGAATATTCCGCGGCCTTTCGTCAGACCGGTCAAATCCTTGACGTGGGCAATTTGCAGATGCCCTATTGGTTGATGAATTTCGAAGAGCATTGCGAAGTGCTTCTCACCAGCGACGGCAACGAACGTCAGGTGGATATGGATATTCTGGCCAAATGCTTGCTGCATGCGCGGTCGAAGAACCGACTCGCCGAAACTATGGGCAAGATCACCGTCGACAGCCCGATCCCGTATCTGTTGTCGGATCTTTCGACCAAAATTCAGGACGAAATGGGTAAGCTGGATAAGGCGACCTCTTCTGCCCCATACATGCGTATCAAAGGCAAGCTGGATGAGTTGAAGAACGATCCGCGCTATCAATTCATGTTCTCCGGCATGTTGGTTGGCGACACGATGGCCGATTTCATTTCCAAAGTTTTCCGGATGCCCGGCGACGGCAAACCAATTTCTATCATCGATGTGTCGGGCGTTCCGTCGGACATCACATCGACGGTGGTTGCGGTTCTATCGCGGCTTGTATTCGATTTTGCGATTTGGGGCCGCGAAGAACGCACTCGGCCAATCCTGCTCGTTTGCGAAGAGGCGCACCGTTACGTGCCCAATGAGAAGAATTCGGACGGGTCATCGGTGGCCAAAATCCTTAGCCGGATCGCGAAAGAAGGCCGGAAATACGGTATTTCACTGGGCCTAATCACTCAGCGTCCTTCTGACCTTGCCGAAGGCGTCTTGTCGCAATGCGGCACGATCCTTTCGATGCGTCTCAACAACGACCGCGATCAGGCTTTCGTGAAAGCGGCGATGCCCGAAGGCGCGCGCGGCTTCCTCGATTCCATTCCCGCATTGCGGAACCGAGAGGTGATCATTTGCGGCGAAGGCGTCGCAATCCCTATCCGCGTCAATTTCGACAATCTCGAAGAGCACAAACGGCCGGCATCGGAAGATCCGAGCTTTGCCGAATTGTGGAACAATGGCGGCGGCGAGGAAGAATTGGTCGAACGCGTCGTATTGCGTTGGCGATCACAAGGGTGA
- a CDS encoding TIGR02186 family protein — protein MGQREPVLVPEVSQSRIEVRQGFTGANLLLYGAVIDPAAASSRTEYDIVVVVKGPTERIRLREKTRIAGVWMNARSNDFQSAPSFFAVSASQPIDEIVDARTAAIYELGTRFIQLSPTGQIEPEEQARFARGLVETRERLGLYKEESGGVRISEGVLYQARIELPSNVTTGQYTAETFAISDGRVLASATADIEVVKVGLEGTVVFASQRWSLFYGMGAIILSVGMGWLAGRFFARG, from the coding sequence ATGGGGCAACGCGAACCGGTTCTGGTGCCGGAGGTAAGCCAATCCCGCATTGAGGTTCGACAGGGATTCACCGGCGCGAACCTGTTGCTCTATGGTGCGGTGATTGATCCCGCTGCTGCGTCTAGCCGGACCGAATATGATATTGTCGTGGTGGTAAAAGGGCCAACTGAACGCATCCGACTGCGCGAAAAGACGCGGATCGCCGGTGTTTGGATGAATGCCCGATCGAACGACTTTCAATCCGCACCCTCATTCTTTGCCGTATCGGCATCCCAACCCATTGATGAGATCGTGGATGCGCGCACCGCCGCCATCTATGAACTAGGCACCCGATTTATCCAGCTTAGTCCGACGGGCCAGATTGAACCGGAAGAACAGGCCCGGTTTGCCCGCGGTTTGGTGGAAACCCGCGAACGGCTGGGTCTCTATAAGGAGGAATCCGGCGGCGTCCGCATCAGCGAGGGCGTGTTGTATCAGGCGCGGATTGAGCTGCCCTCCAATGTAACGACGGGGCAATACACGGCGGAAACTTTTGCGATCTCGGATGGTCGAGTCCTGGCCAGTGCCACAGCGGATATCGAAGTGGTAAAAGTCGGCCTCGAAGGGACCGTCGTTTTCGCAAGCCAGCGTTGGTCGCTCTTCTATGGAATGGGCGCGATTATCCTTTCGGTTGGAATGGGATGGTTGGCGGGCCGGTTCTTCGCCCGCGGCTAA
- a CDS encoding TSUP family transporter gives MDVYLPIANLSVNGLFIVLLGGLTGILSGLFGVGGGFLTTPLLIFYGIPPTVAAASAATQVTGASVSGVLAHGQRNGVDYRMGLVMVGGGVVGALMGAVLFRLLQSWGQIDVVISFLYVILLGTIGSLMMREALEALRPGGTSGDANPRKRRHHPLVAGLPYRVRFYRSGLYISPIAPLILGVLVGILTMLMGVGGGFILVPAMLYILGMSGNVVVGTSLFQILFVTMVTTMTHALTTKAVDIVLAGLLLLGSVLGAQFGTQIAMKARPEVLRMVLAGIVILVALRMLYGLGVQPDEIYTVSPL, from the coding sequence ATGGATGTTTACCTCCCCATCGCGAATCTTTCAGTGAACGGCCTGTTCATTGTGCTTTTGGGCGGGTTGACTGGAATTTTGTCGGGCCTGTTTGGGGTCGGCGGCGGTTTCTTGACCACGCCTCTTTTGATTTTTTACGGCATTCCACCAACGGTTGCGGCCGCATCCGCCGCGACTCAGGTGACAGGCGCGAGCGTTTCGGGCGTTTTGGCCCATGGTCAACGCAACGGCGTCGATTATCGTATGGGCCTAGTGATGGTGGGCGGCGGCGTGGTTGGCGCCCTGATGGGGGCGGTTTTGTTCCGCTTGCTTCAATCTTGGGGTCAGATCGATGTCGTCATCAGCTTTCTCTACGTCATTTTGCTTGGCACGATTGGATCGCTGATGATGCGAGAGGCGTTGGAGGCCCTGCGCCCCGGCGGCACATCCGGCGATGCGAACCCTCGTAAACGTCGCCATCACCCTCTTGTCGCAGGGTTGCCCTATCGTGTGCGATTTTACCGTTCTGGCCTCTACATTTCACCCATCGCGCCTTTGATCTTGGGTGTGTTGGTGGGCATTTTGACGATGTTGATGGGCGTTGGCGGCGGCTTTATTCTGGTCCCGGCCATGCTCTACATCCTCGGTATGAGCGGAAACGTCGTTGTGGGCACATCGCTTTTCCAAATCCTGTTTGTGACGATGGTCACAACCATGACCCACGCATTGACCACGAAGGCTGTCGACATAGTTTTGGCGGGATTGTTGTTGTTGGGATCGGTGTTGGGCGCACAATTCGGAACTCAGATCGCTATGAAAGCGCGTCCCGAAGTTTTGCGGATGGTTCTGGCCGGAATTGTTATCCTTGTCGCGCTTCGGATGTTGTATGGTTTGGGCGTGCAGCCCGATGAAATTTACACGGTGAGCCCGCTGTGA